The Haloplanus salinarum genome includes a region encoding these proteins:
- a CDS encoding DUF3784 domain-containing protein, with translation MTEDAPSAIGAGIFVGVLGVLIKYVGVVGLIAGYDPEKVTDEEGLADFIGTNALYVAVLTVCVGVLELQPSTVDSEWYWIVFVLAIVVIAVRMIRGARRYESTSERNNTN, from the coding sequence ATGACTGAAGACGCGCCGTCTGCGATCGGAGCGGGAATCTTCGTTGGTGTCCTCGGCGTACTGATCAAGTACGTGGGTGTGGTGGGCTTGATCGCTGGATACGACCCCGAGAAGGTTACAGACGAAGAGGGTCTAGCTGACTTCATTGGCACGAACGCACTCTACGTGGCGGTCCTAACGGTCTGCGTCGGTGTGCTGGAACTTCAGCCGTCGACCGTCGACAGCGAGTGGTACTGGATCGTGTTCGTGCTCGCCATCGTTGTTATCGCCGTCCGAATGATCCGGGGTGCTCGCCGCTACGAGTCCACTTCCGAACGGAACAACACTAACTGA
- a CDS encoding TIGR00266 family protein, translated as MDYEFSHRPSYTHLTVSLQQGESIIAEPGAMVGHSTTVDVETETSRDGLLSSAKSMLGGESMFTNTFVAREGSGQVTLAPPTPGDMMAHELRNETLYSTDGAFVAGTEGIDIDSEVGGLKSMLSGAGITPLALKGSGTVFIDAYGGLEKLELAAGESYVLDNEHLIAWDDTIEYSTRRVGDLKSTLLSGEGLVFEFTGPGTAWYQTRDIDSLVEVIAPRLPNQDSGNGIELE; from the coding sequence ATGGACTACGAATTCTCACACCGACCGTCGTACACGCACTTGACCGTCTCACTACAACAGGGTGAATCAATCATCGCTGAACCCGGTGCGATGGTCGGTCACTCGACGACTGTTGATGTCGAGACTGAAACGAGCCGCGATGGGTTGCTCAGCTCAGCTAAATCGATGCTGGGCGGCGAATCGATGTTTACCAACACGTTCGTTGCCAGAGAGGGGTCAGGACAGGTTACCCTGGCACCGCCAACACCAGGAGACATGATGGCCCACGAACTCAGGAATGAAACACTGTATTCGACTGACGGGGCGTTTGTCGCCGGAACAGAAGGTATTGATATCGATTCGGAGGTCGGTGGTCTCAAATCGATGCTCAGCGGGGCCGGGATCACGCCGCTCGCACTGAAAGGTAGCGGCACAGTCTTTATTGACGCCTACGGCGGCCTTGAAAAATTAGAGTTGGCCGCAGGCGAATCGTACGTTCTGGATAACGAGCATCTTATCGCGTGGGATGACACGATCGAGTACTCCACTCGACGGGTTGGCGATCTAAAATCAACGCTGTTGAGTGGTGAAGGGCTTGTCTTCGAGTTTACTGGCCCTGGGACAGCGTGGTACCAGACCCGTGATATAGACTCACTGGTGGAGGTCATCGCTCCGCGACTGCCGAATCAGGACTCAGGCAACGGCATTGAGTTGGAATAA
- a CDS encoding ABC transporter ATP-binding protein produces MSSSGPAIEANAVTKEYGDVRAVDSLDLTVEGGETYGFLGPNGAGKSTTIGLLLDYLRPTAGTVRVLGRNPRRDIVEVHDRVGVLPDRFGLYEDRSARQHVAFVAETKRVDYDPAALLERVGLGDAVDDDAGEFSSGMEQRLALAMALVGDPELLILDEPFSGLDPHGVRRVREIVHEETQRGATVFFSSHVLGQVELVCDRIGVLHEGQLVAEGTLDELRNRTASPEDATMEDVFVELTDARVDDGGEPR; encoded by the coding sequence ATGAGTTCGTCAGGGCCCGCAATCGAAGCTAACGCGGTGACTAAGGAGTACGGCGACGTTCGCGCCGTCGATAGCCTCGATCTGACAGTCGAGGGCGGCGAAACGTACGGATTTCTCGGCCCGAACGGTGCTGGCAAATCGACGACGATCGGGCTGCTGCTCGATTATCTGCGACCGACTGCAGGAACGGTTCGCGTTCTCGGTCGCAATCCACGACGTGACATCGTCGAGGTTCACGACCGAGTCGGGGTGCTTCCGGATCGATTTGGTCTCTACGAGGACCGATCCGCCCGTCAGCACGTCGCGTTCGTCGCAGAGACGAAACGCGTCGACTACGATCCAGCAGCACTCCTCGAACGCGTGGGACTCGGAGATGCCGTCGACGACGATGCGGGTGAGTTCTCCAGTGGAATGGAGCAACGGTTGGCGCTCGCGATGGCGCTCGTCGGCGACCCCGAACTACTCATCCTGGACGAACCGTTCAGCGGCCTCGACCCACACGGCGTCCGGCGAGTGCGGGAAATCGTCCACGAGGAGACCCAGCGTGGTGCAACGGTGTTCTTCTCCAGTCACGTTCTCGGGCAGGTCGAACTGGTCTGTGACCGGATCGGTGTCCTTCACGAGGGGCAGTTAGTTGCCGAGGGAACGCTCGACGAACTCCGAAATCGGACTGCATCTCCCGAGGACGCGACGATGGAAGACGTGTTCGTCGAACTCACCGACGCCCGTGTCGACGACGGAGGTGAGCCGCGATGA
- a CDS encoding PQQ-binding-like beta-propeller repeat protein, with amino-acid sequence MLSLETSTSFFHRTTFTTRYKLVDSMVSANRRTVLRMIGLVGTSSLAGCDGLNPSSNPNERPPNALGTSWSPPAGEWRFPRGDLRHTARSRRTLPSQPTDTWQYRQDAAATEDVVSGDVVAATNEIVVTATARDASVVLYAYDATDGAKRWRQQIEFSRERRYPQFGGLVNGTVYLTDTRTDVVAVDVSDGTVRWRVNLHERLGETVPDRFLTGSGRSADRFSLLPMATPDTVYIQSSYGIHGLNPEDGSEQWRIYLGNRNGDSHVLEDLGGLAVRANRVWASYGGPTPAVFTIEMFDGSPSIDRATAPLDLPGRPVVTSDGDVSIARKVVWSTDARETLAFGVAGGTGVTWQFPGLASSGAAAFSSLATDGERMFICEGHEQQELFAVYALRASTGGIEWIVRDSLSDRNVATASPAEFRLCQPVVVGDTLVVGYGIAPDQETGQGELIALSTSDGRERWRTDLSIAPRDVAVTVDRIYVGGQRRGILAFARD; translated from the coding sequence GTGCTTTCGCTGGAGACGTCAACGTCGTTCTTCCACCGAACCACTTTCACGACCCGATACAAACTCGTCGATTCGATGGTCTCCGCAAACCGGCGTACTGTCCTCCGGATGATTGGCCTCGTCGGTACGAGTAGCCTCGCAGGATGTGACGGGCTTAACCCTTCCAGCAATCCGAACGAACGTCCTCCAAACGCTCTCGGTACGTCGTGGTCTCCTCCAGCCGGGGAGTGGCGATTCCCCCGGGGCGACCTCCGACATACCGCACGGAGTCGACGCACACTTCCTTCTCAGCCTACGGATACGTGGCAGTACCGTCAGGACGCTGCCGCCACAGAAGACGTCGTCTCGGGCGACGTCGTCGCCGCCACTAACGAGATAGTCGTGACTGCGACCGCACGTGATGCGAGTGTCGTCCTGTACGCGTACGATGCGACCGATGGTGCCAAACGCTGGCGACAGCAGATCGAGTTTTCGCGAGAACGTCGCTATCCACAATTCGGTGGGCTCGTCAACGGAACGGTGTATCTAACGGACACTCGAACAGACGTCGTCGCCGTCGACGTATCGGATGGAACCGTCCGATGGCGAGTAAACCTCCACGAGCGACTCGGTGAGACCGTTCCCGACCGCTTTCTCACTGGATCCGGACGCTCGGCAGATCGGTTCTCGCTGCTCCCGATGGCAACTCCCGACACGGTCTACATACAGTCCAGTTACGGGATTCATGGGCTCAACCCCGAAGATGGGAGCGAGCAGTGGCGAATCTACCTCGGGAATCGAAACGGCGATTCCCACGTGTTGGAGGATCTCGGTGGGCTCGCAGTACGTGCCAATCGGGTGTGGGCGAGCTACGGTGGCCCCACTCCAGCAGTATTCACGATCGAGATGTTCGATGGATCTCCGAGTATCGACCGCGCGACTGCACCACTAGATCTTCCGGGTAGACCGGTCGTGACCAGTGACGGAGACGTCAGTATCGCCCGCAAAGTCGTCTGGTCGACGGATGCACGCGAGACGCTCGCGTTCGGGGTAGCCGGAGGCACAGGAGTTACGTGGCAATTCCCGGGTCTGGCGAGTTCCGGCGCTGCGGCGTTCTCCTCACTCGCGACGGATGGTGAGCGGATGTTCATCTGTGAAGGACACGAGCAACAGGAACTCTTCGCCGTCTATGCATTACGTGCCTCGACCGGCGGGATCGAATGGATCGTCCGAGACTCGCTCTCTGACCGAAACGTTGCAACAGCGTCCCCGGCAGAATTCAGACTCTGCCAACCCGTCGTCGTCGGCGACACCCTGGTCGTCGGGTACGGGATCGCTCCGGATCAAGAGACCGGCCAAGGAGAACTGATTGCACTCTCGACGAGTGACGGGCGCGAGCGCTGGCGAACCGATCTTTCGATTGCTCCCAGGGATGTTGCCGTTACTGTCGATCGTATCTACGTCGGCGGCCAGCGGAGAGGGATCCTCGCCTTCGCTAGGGACTGA
- a CDS encoding cupin domain-containing protein has product MESFTVSDAAADVSDDEESIEKLRTDAVSLEIMTFEEGDEDPMHAHGEDEIYHVDSGNAKLNVEGETRDVSAGDVIHLEPGTDHQFLDFEDKLVMTVLYAPAKGSAE; this is encoded by the coding sequence ATGGAATCCTTTACCGTAAGCGATGCTGCAGCAGACGTATCGGATGATGAAGAGTCAATTGAAAAACTTCGAACTGATGCCGTCAGCCTCGAAATAATGACCTTTGAGGAGGGCGATGAGGATCCGATGCATGCCCACGGCGAAGATGAGATCTATCATGTTGACTCCGGGAACGCAAAACTCAACGTTGAGGGAGAGACCCGCGATGTCTCTGCGGGTGACGTGATCCATCTTGAACCGGGAACCGATCATCAGTTCCTTGACTTTGAAGACAAACTTGTTATGACTGTGCTGTACGCTCCAGCTAAGGGATCGGCTGAGTAA
- a CDS encoding ABC transporter permease, which produces MRWSPLARSEYRTVLTSKGAWILALLVVLWGFRPTYAGWDAVGRNITIGYIQIGVDLFLPIGALLLSYQSLIGERTTGSIKFLLGLPLTRTQILFGKTTGRFVGVGTAIVAATVVLAAIGLVEHGTFGLLPFLGTLVATLLLASAMVAVGVFVSTVTRRTVTAAAGVFAYFLVTLFWSQIVTSLYTAVTGIPVDPYDAPASGPLFLALRLTPDGAYNVLTNWFLDVGNSTELFHIVYTKLAPGVSVNAFVVEAAFDGGGPWYLHPALSLVVLLVWVVVPVALARRVFTRGDVL; this is translated from the coding sequence ATGCGGTGGTCCCCGCTTGCACGCAGCGAATACCGGACAGTCCTCACCTCCAAGGGAGCGTGGATACTCGCTCTCCTCGTCGTCCTCTGGGGGTTCCGACCGACCTACGCCGGGTGGGACGCGGTCGGACGAAATATCACCATCGGATACATCCAGATCGGCGTCGACCTGTTCCTTCCGATCGGTGCCCTCCTCCTGTCGTATCAGTCACTCATCGGTGAACGAACCACTGGTAGCATCAAATTCCTCCTTGGGTTGCCGCTGACGCGGACACAGATCCTCTTCGGGAAGACGACTGGGCGGTTCGTGGGCGTCGGGACGGCGATCGTCGCGGCGACGGTCGTTCTCGCCGCAATCGGCCTCGTCGAACACGGCACGTTCGGTCTGCTTCCCTTCCTCGGAACGCTCGTCGCAACACTGTTACTCGCCAGCGCGATGGTCGCCGTCGGCGTGTTCGTCTCGACGGTCACCCGACGAACCGTGACCGCCGCGGCAGGGGTATTCGCGTACTTCCTCGTGACGCTGTTCTGGAGTCAGATCGTCACGTCACTCTATACGGCCGTCACCGGCATTCCGGTCGACCCATACGATGCGCCGGCGAGTGGGCCGCTCTTTCTCGCGCTCAGACTGACCCCCGATGGCGCGTATAACGTCCTGACGAACTGGTTTCTCGACGTCGGCAACTCGACGGAACTGTTCCACATCGTCTACACCAAACTCGCTCCAGGTGTCTCTGTGAACGCCTTCGTCGTCGAGGCGGCATTCGACGGCGGCGGTCCATGGTACCTCCATCCCGCACTGAGTCTAGTCGTCCTCCTCGTCTGGGTGGTGGTGCCGGTGGCTCTCGCTCGCCGTGTCTTCACCAGAGGTGACGTATTATGA